GAAGCATGTTTTCCATTCACAAAGGAATGTTCAGTGGCCAGGAGAGGAAACTCAATTTTCTGGGCACCAGCAGGGTCCCCAGATGTTATTCAAGCAGACAAGGGTAAGAATCTCATCCGGCCTTCCCAAAGTGCTGCTACTATGCAGAGAGCCTGAGGGAAAAGGAGACACTTGCTCTCCAATCCTCCAAACGCCCTGGCTGCTTGAATCTGTGGCTCAGGATAGTTTAAGCAGGTGCTGGTGTTAAGAGATAAGACCACCCACTCCTTACTACTTGCCTCCCTCACTGCCTTATACTCTAGGCCGAGGGGACCTGGATGGAGCTCTAACTCAGACCAGACAAAGGGGAAAGTTATTGGCTAGACCTCCCAGAGCCACTTAAAATCTGTGCAATACCAGCAAACTGCTTAGAACCAGCAGTTGGGCCCAGCAAGGTACCAGGTCCCCCAGGACAACACTTGTACAATGTGGTCCATCATCCAAGGAGCCAACAAACACCAGGAGAGGAAAGCCAAGCAAAAGAATGAAGACAGAGACAGGGTGGGAACCAAGACCAAGCAACCAAGAAGGAAAGAACATCAGCCATGggggaaggagggctggggtaaAGAACAAAGGAGGACAGAGGGAAGGTAGAGGGACAGAGTGGGGAGGTGTGCAAAGCGGTGGTCAGTCAGCCGGCCCCAGCACACACAGCAGCTTGCTCATGGCCGAGGCTGTGAGAACAGCAACATTCTCCTTCTGCCCATTTTTGCCCTGGCCTGGCCCCTACCTGACACTTGTGAGGTCGCTCAGAAGTGTGCACCTGCTTGATGTGTCCATTCAGGTGATCAGGCCTGGAAAAAAGACAACCAAGAGGGACTTAAAAACAGGACATGAAATACGAGGTACAAATTTGACCAGACCACACAACACCCACAAGGCCCTCCCTACACACACACTACAGGAAAGGACTCCCTCTTCTCTAACCCAGCATGACAAAGATAAGTCACCACCCGGGTCTGGCTCCATAGGCCCAGGCTCTCTGCCCTAGTTTTCTCTAGAGGGGGAAGGGAAGTGAACATTTGTTTCTGATTCTGCCTACCCACCCCTGACAATTTCCCCCAGTAGAAACTCAAATGATTTCTAGGACCGGAGGTAGAGGCTTTAGAATGAGTCCTTGCTGCAGCCTTTCCGGGAGGGGGTGTGATTCATTGTCCAGACTAAAGCCCCTTAGAAACTCAGtgttcccctcccccagcctctcccGCCACAGCAGCCAATGAATGCCACCCGGATGGAATTCAGTCCCCAGAGACCAGCAATGAAGCCTTAAGTCCCTAGCTAGGCTGGTAAGCCAGATGCCCGCCTGAGCAGGTGGGCAGGGGCTGCCTGACCGGTAAGACTGGTTCCTAGTTGGGGCCCCTCTGAGGGAGTTCTCCATCCCTAGGTTCATACACAAGGTCTTCAAGATTCAAGTTAAAACCAGTCTTTTATTCTGAATATTCtctaagagaaaagcaaaaaaaaaaaaaaaaaaaacaaattaaaaagcccTCTGCTCCCAGACAAGTCCTCAGTTCCCTACCAGGCTCACTAGAAAGCGAATCTAAAAAGAGGTCCTGCCCTCCTTCCATTCTCTCCTGAAAACTAATGAGTACATATAGGGGATCTGTGGGTTTGATTAGTTTCTGGGGCCACCAGGTTAGAGAAGATCAAAGATTTCAGTATTACAATGCAGCTCTGGGCGCTCGGCTCTGTGTCTCTCAATCCCAGGATCCTATAAGGGGCAAAGCTGGAGTCTGTACTAATCCAGGATGGCTGTGTTGGGGGATCTGGTGCCTCAGGAGTGTAAAGAGTCCCAGATGCACTTGTTCCAGTCCTTCCCTCCACAGCTATTCAAGCAGGGAAAGTCTGcagaggagcccagcctcccgccCCCAGAGTGGGCCCCACGCCTGGTGCCGGAAACACAAAGGGAGCCCAGGGAGAAGAATGGCCAGGCCATGGCTCTGGCCAGAAGAATCTGGCCCCTTCCCACAGGCCCCTTGGGAAAGACAGTAGGGCATGTCTAGTGCCAGAGAACTTGCCTGAAGGAAGAGAAAGCAGGTCTTGACCACCCCATTTCAAAAGGAATACCCTTAAAACAATCTCCTGAAACCCAGGATGGTCCTATTAAGACCTAGTGATCCTCCACAAGTCCCATATCCCCAGATCTTTGCAAGAAACTGTTACATGAACCAGAACTAAGGTcatggcaggggaggggagggtgccTTTCTCACCTGGAGAAGCCTTTCCCACAGCTCTGGCAGATGTACGGCTTGCCCACCGACCCATCATGGGACCGCACATGGTAGGACATGCGGTCTTTTCTCTTGAACCGCAGCCCACACACAGGACAGgagtagggcttctccccagagTGGGACAGCTTGTGCCGGTTTAGATGGTACACATCTCGAAAGATCTTGCCGCAGATCTCACAAGCCACCTGCTTCCTGGTCCGGCTCCTCTTTCGCGGGCCATCGGGGTCCTCAGAGATGGGGAGCCCATTCTCACCCAGCCTCGGAGGAGGCAGGTCGATGTAGCCCAGTTGGAGGCTGGTGACACCATGCTGAGCCTCATGCTGCCGGAGGCGGTTGGCATCAGTGAACACCTTCCCACATAGGCCACACGGAAGGATGCCTGCCTCCCTTAGGCCCCCTGGGGACCCAAACATTGAGTCCAGCAGGTTGGCCTTCCTTGGACGGCCCCGGCCCCGCTTGCCACTCAGTGGAGGGGCACTTGATGTCACATTGGGAAATGGGGAAGTCAGCAGTTGGGGGGACAGGGGTCCAGCCACCATGGGCAAGCGGTCCACCCCAGGTAACACAGGCAAAGAGGCTTGGCTCGCAATGGCTGCACCTGCGGCCCGGGCTGCTTCCTCCTCAGGCTGCATGCTGCCTGCGATACCATTGCTGTTGGCTGCCAAGGCTGCCCCGTTAGTCATGTCCAAAGGGAAGCCCAAGTCAGAAGTCCCAGGGGGCCGAAAGAGCATGATGTCGGCCCGGGCAGGGGGCACCAAAATCTGCACATTGGACTGTTTGATGACTTCCTGGCAGATCTCGATGACCGATCTCATCAGCAGGAACTTGGCGGCCGTCATGAGCTCTGGGAAGCTCTCCAGGCGTACCACGATGCGGGAAGTGTAAGCGAAGTCCAGGATGTCCCCGAACACCTTGGAACTGATGGTGTGCATTTCCAGCTCCCGGCTGCCCCCGGCCCCGCCACCAGGAGCTGCCGCCGCGCCCCCCACATCAGCGGGACCCCCGTCCGCAGCTCCGCCGTCGCCCAACTGGGCACTGAACACCGACTCAAAGTACTCGCTGCAGGCGGCCAGCACAGCGCGGTGCGCTGGGAAGCTCTCATCGCCCACCCGCAAAAGCACGTCGCAGAAGCGCCCGCCGTTTTTGCGCTGCTGGTTCAGGTTGTGCAGCATCTCTGTACTGTGTCTGCTCACCTGGTAGGTGTAGCAGCCCGACGGGCCGCAGGAAGCGTCGTTTACCCGCTCCATGGCCACCGCCCCCTCCCCACTAACCGGGCCGCGGCACCCTCCGCccgcccccctcccttcccctaggCAGCGAAAAGCGGGGCGCAGCAAATGTGTCCACACTCCCCACACGTGCCCGCCTGGGGCTCTGTAGTCTCGCAGGTGCGCCCAGCGCACACGCCCCCTGCCCGGATCGTACTGTCTAGACTACGGGGTGCACCACTCCCAACatagccacccccaccccaactggATAGCTAGCAGCTCTCTTCTCTCCGCCTGCCCGCCTCCCCTTCACAGTCTACCTTCACGGGGGTAAGCGAGCGAAGAGGTGCGCCCCTCCTGCAACAGCGCCTGCCACCTCCCCTCCCGCCCGCCAGGCGGCGCCGGCGCGCAGCCAGGAGGGGCGCGCAcacgcggggaggaggaggagaaggggtcCGCCGCGCAGGCGCGCGCGCGGCTTTTCCCGGGCCCGCTGGGGGCGCGCGCTGCGT
This genomic interval from Marmota flaviventris isolate mMarFla1 chromosome 1, mMarFla1.hap1, whole genome shotgun sequence contains the following:
- the Patz1 gene encoding POZ-, AT hook-, and zinc finger-containing protein 1 isoform X2 codes for the protein MERVNDASCGPSGCYTYQVSRHSTEMLHNLNQQRKNGGRFCDVLLRVGDESFPAHRAVLAACSEYFESVFSAQLGDGGAADGGPADVGGAAAAPGGGAGGSRELEMHTISSKVFGDILDFAYTSRIVVRLESFPELMTAAKFLLMRSVIEICQEVIKQSNVQILVPPARADIMLFRPPGTSDLGFPLDMTNGAALAANSNGIAGSMQPEEEAARAAGAAIASQASLPVLPGVDRLPMVAGPLSPQLLTSPFPNVTSSAPPLSGKRGRGRPRKANLLDSMFGSPGGLREAGILPCGLCGKVFTDANRLRQHEAQHGVTSLQLGYIDLPPPRLGENGLPISEDPDGPRKRSRTRKQVACEICGKIFRDVYHLNRHKLSHSGEKPYSCPVCGLRFKRKDRMSYHVRSHDGSVGKPYICQSCGKGFSRPDHLNGHIKQVHTSERPHKCQTCNASFATRDRLRSHLACHEDKVPCQVCGKYLRAAYMADHLKKHSEGPSNFCSICNREGQKCSHQDPIESSDSYGDLSDASDLKTPEKQSTNGSFSCDMAVPKNKMESDGEKKYPCPECGSFFRSKSYLNKHIQKVHVRALGGPLGDLGPALGSPFSPQQNMSLLESFGFQIVQSAFASSLVDPEVDQQPMGPEGK
- the Patz1 gene encoding POZ-, AT hook-, and zinc finger-containing protein 1 isoform X4, giving the protein MERVNDASCGPSGCYTYQVSRHSTEMLHNLNQQRKNGGRFCDVLLRVGDESFPAHRAVLAACSEYFESVFSAQLGDGGAADGGPADVGGAAAAPGGGAGGSRELEMHTISSKVFGDILDFAYTSRIVVRLESFPELMTAAKFLLMRSVIEICQEVIKQSNVQILVPPARADIMLFRPPGTSDLGFPLDMTNGAALAANSNGIAGSMQPEEEAARAAGAAIASQASLPVLPGVDRLPMVAGPLSPQLLTSPFPNVTSSAPPLSGKRGRGRPRKANLLDSMFGSPGGLREAGILPCGLCGKVFTDANRLRQHEAQHGVTSLQLGYIDLPPPRLGENGLPISEDPDGPRKRSRTRKQVACEICGKIFRDVYHLNRHKLSHSGEKPYSCPVCGLRFKRKDRMSYHVRSHDGSVGKPYICQSCGKGFSRPDHLNGHIKQVHTSERPHKCQVWVGSSSGLPPLEPLPSDLPSWDFAQPALWRSSHSVPDTAFSLSLKKSFPALENLGPTHSSNALFCPAPPGYLRQGWTTPESSRAFTQWPVG
- the Patz1 gene encoding POZ-, AT hook-, and zinc finger-containing protein 1 isoform X1; translated protein: MERVNDASCGPSGCYTYQVSRHSTEMLHNLNQQRKNGGRFCDVLLRVGDESFPAHRAVLAACSEYFESVFSAQLGDGGAADGGPADVGGAAAAPGGGAGGSRELEMHTISSKVFGDILDFAYTSRIVVRLESFPELMTAAKFLLMRSVIEICQEVIKQSNVQILVPPARADIMLFRPPGTSDLGFPLDMTNGAALAANSNGIAGSMQPEEEAARAAGAAIASQASLPVLPGVDRLPMVAGPLSPQLLTSPFPNVTSSAPPLSGKRGRGRPRKANLLDSMFGSPGGLREAGILPCGLCGKVFTDANRLRQHEAQHGVTSLQLGYIDLPPPRLGENGLPISEDPDGPRKRSRTRKQVACEICGKIFRDVYHLNRHKLSHSGEKPYSCPVCGLRFKRKDRMSYHVRSHDGSVGKPYICQSCGKGFSRPDHLNGHIKQVHTSERPHKCQTCNASFATRDRLRSHLACHEDKVPCQVCGKYLRAAYMADHLKKHSEGPSNFCSICNRGFSSASYLKVHVKTHHGVPLPQVSRHQEPILNGGAAFHCARTYGNKEGQKCSHQDPIESSDSYGDLSDASDLKTPEKQSTNGSFSCDMAVPKNKMESDGEKKYPCPECGSFFRSKSYLNKHIQKVHVRALGGPLGDLGPALGSPFSPQQNMSLLESFGFQIVQSAFASSLVDPEVDQQPMGPEGK
- the Patz1 gene encoding POZ-, AT hook-, and zinc finger-containing protein 1 isoform X3 gives rise to the protein MERVNDASCGPSGCYTYQVSRHSTEMLHNLNQQRKNGGRFCDVLLRVGDESFPAHRAVLAACSEYFESVFSAQLGDGGAADGGPADVGGAAAAPGGGAGGSRELEMHTISSKVFGDILDFAYTSRIVVRLESFPELMTAAKFLLMRSVIEICQEVIKQSNVQILVPPARADIMLFRPPGTSDLGFPLDMTNGAALAANSNGIAGSMQPEEEAARAAGAAIASQASLPVLPGVDRLPMVAGPLSPQLLTSPFPNVTSSAPPLSGKRGRGRPRKANLLDSMFGSPGGLREAGILPCGLCGKVFTDANRLRQHEAQHGVTSLQLGYIDLPPPRLGENGLPISEDPDGPRKRSRTRKQVACEICGKIFRDVYHLNRHKLSHSGEKPYSCPVCGLRFKRKDRMSYHVRSHDGSVGKPYICQSCGKGFSRPDHLNGHIKQVHTSERPHKCQTCNASFATRDRLRSHLACHEDKVPCQVCGKYLRAAYMADHLKKHSEGPSNFCSICNRGLQAPGAHPEWGSSVPLRQDLWQQRRPEMLTSGSD